Part of the Rhodococcus sp. OK302 genome is shown below.
GGCACTCGGAATCTACGGTGTCGGATACCCGCTCGGCGGTGCTGTCGGCGGAGCGATCTCCGGCGTCCTGATTTCGGTCTTCGACTGGCGATCCGCATTTATCTTCGGCACAGTCATCACCGCGATCATGTTGGTGGTCGTGGTCAAGACGCTGCCCGAATCGATCGAATTCCTGATCGAGAAGAGGCCCCGGGGCGCTTTGACTGCGTACAACCAGATCGCAGACAAGCTCGGTTACACACGTTCCACTGAGCTACCGACTCCCATTCGCGCAACGGAACGCGTCGTGCGCGATGGACTGTTCAAGGGAATCATGTTGCGACGCACGATCTTCCTGTGGGTGGGATACTCATGCTTGATTGCGTCGTTCTACTTCGCGAATACCTGGACACCGAAGTTGCTCTCAGACGCAACGGGTGACTCGAATATGGGCGTGACTGCGGGTGTACTCGTCAACGTCGGTGGCGTCATCGGTTCGATCATCTTTGCCGGACTGTCGATTGTGTTGCGGCCCAGGATTGTGACTGCGCTCCTCATGTTCGGCGGAGTGCTTGCATTTGTCGGCTATGCCACCGGATTCCATATCGTCGCACTGGCTTTGGCGCTCGCGGTGCTCGTCGGCATTTTCGCAAACGGAGGCATCACAGGCTTCTACGCGATCAGCCCGCCCATCTACCCAGCGGCGGCTCGTGGGACCGGTGTCGGCTGGATGATCGGGTGCGGTCGAACGGTATCGATCATCGCCCCCATTCTCACCGGCTACCTTCTCAACGGGGGATGGACACCGAAGTCCGTCTACATGATGTTCGGTGGAGTCTTGGTGGTGGCCGGTATCGCGACGCTGCTCCTCGACGCCACTTATCGTGGCCGAAGCGAGAACCCGGAGACACCGGAAGCAAGCCGGGAACCCAATACGACCGACGCAATCTCCGCTTGAACCATGTGACGATCTGCGGGCACGCCCCGAGGGAATAGAGTCCATACAGTGACTTCAGAATCAAATGGGTCGTCCGTCAAACAACCAGGCTCGCAGACACTAGCCCGCGGCTTGCAGGCTCTCGAATTGGTGGCCACCACGCCCGACGGGATGACCATCCAGGAAGTTGCCGACGCGCTGGGCGTCCATCGGACCATCGCGTCGCGATTACTCACCACGGTCGCGGACTTTCGGCTCATCAAACGCAGTACGGACGGTAAGTACCGCGCCGCTGGTGGATTGGCAGCACTGGCTCGAGACCTCTACGCAGGACTACGGGACGAAGCAACACCGTTGTTGCGCAGACTCGCGAATTCCTTGGGCGCGAGCGTCGCACTGTTCGTCGGCGAACGCACCGAAGCGGTAGCCGTCGCGGTGGTCGAACCGAAGAATGCTCGCTACTGGGTATCGTTCCGTGAGGGTGGTCGCCATCCCATAGACCGCGGAGCAGCCGGCTATGCCTTACTCGCCGGTCAACCTCCGCTTCCCGGCGAGTCGAGTCGGGTAACCGACGCCCGCCGCGACGGTTTCGTTCTCAGCTACGGTGAGGTCGAGCCCGGCTATTGGGGACTCGGTGTACCCCTGAAACAACCAGCTAACGAGCCAGCCGGATGCCTGACCTTGATCACGGCATCGGAAGAACTCGCCCGAGCCGCTATCCCCGAGATGATCGCAGCTGCAGACAAACTGAGCGGCGGAGCCACGTAAGCACCTCGAGCTGCCGGTTGCACGGCGACAACGCTCAGTGCTGTTCCGTCCGCCTACCAGTACCAGAGCGATCGGCGAACTGCTTCCGATACGAGGATGGGGTGGTTGCGAACTCGGATACGAAGTTTTGCCGGAAGGTGACAACGCTTCCGAACCCACATGCGACTGCGACGGCCTCGATGCTCCAGTCTGTCGTTTCCAGGAGAACACGAGCCTCGCCCAGTCGTTGTTCGAGAATCCAGCGTGCCGGTGTAGTACCGGTGGAAAGGCGAAACTGCCGTACGAAGTTTCATCGGCTCATCCGCGCCTGGGCTGCGAGTCGGTCGACGGAAAGATGCTCGTCGAGTCGCCCCAGCGCCCATTCCAGTACATTCGCAACGGCTGTGTCGCTGGCCGGTTCCGCGAGTGGTCGCTCGATGTACTGCGCCTGTCCACCCTCTCGGTGCGGTGCAACGACGAGACTCCGAGCCACCCGAGTGGCGATTGCCGATCCAAGGTACTTCCGCACGAGATGCAGGCACGCGTCGATAGAGGAAGCCGTCCCCGCAGAAGTCATGACATCGTCGTGATCGATGTAGAGCACTGATTCGTCCAAGCGGATGCTGGGGTGGAGTTCAGCGAGTGCGGGCATCATCTCCCAATGGGTGACGGCGGAGCGTCCGTCGAGGAACCCGGCGTCGGCAACAGCAAAAGCTCCGAGGCACAACCCTACAATCGGAGTGCCGCGAGAGTGCGCGTTGGACAGCTGTGCTCGTAATCGCTCGCTGATCGGTGAAAGTGGCAGCGGCCAGGAGGGGATGACCACAATATCGGCCCAATCGAGTGTGCTCGGTCCCGCTACGTCGCCGATCGAGTACCCCTCGACAGTGCGAACATCGCCTGCTCGATCA
Proteins encoded:
- a CDS encoding MFS transporter, with the translated sequence MDVREAIRTQPMRRYQISTIAICLILSMIDGFEILVMAFVAPHLGKSWDISSVEIGYLLSAGIIGTALGAIFISPLADKIGRRRLAIWCLVGITVGMALSACAVNVPQLIAFRVFAGLGIGGLVANLNVLVSEFSSDKRRGTALGIYGVGYPLGGAVGGAISGVLISVFDWRSAFIFGTVITAIMLVVVVKTLPESIEFLIEKRPRGALTAYNQIADKLGYTRSTELPTPIRATERVVRDGLFKGIMLRRTIFLWVGYSCLIASFYFANTWTPKLLSDATGDSNMGVTAGVLVNVGGVIGSIIFAGLSIVLRPRIVTALLMFGGVLAFVGYATGFHIVALALALAVLVGIFANGGITGFYAISPPIYPAAARGTGVGWMIGCGRTVSIIAPILTGYLLNGGWTPKSVYMMFGGVLVVAGIATLLLDATYRGRSENPETPEASREPNTTDAISA
- a CDS encoding IclR family transcriptional regulator, translated to MTSESNGSSVKQPGSQTLARGLQALELVATTPDGMTIQEVADALGVHRTIASRLLTTVADFRLIKRSTDGKYRAAGGLAALARDLYAGLRDEATPLLRRLANSLGASVALFVGERTEAVAVAVVEPKNARYWVSFREGGRHPIDRGAAGYALLAGQPPLPGESSRVTDARRDGFVLSYGEVEPGYWGLGVPLKQPANEPAGCLTLITASEELARAAIPEMIAAADKLSGGAT